A single genomic interval of Zingiber officinale cultivar Zhangliang chromosome 4A, Zo_v1.1, whole genome shotgun sequence harbors:
- the LOC121972928 gene encoding dirigent protein 23-like translates to MAPESFTGDEKPTYFHFYMHDDYGGANPSSAKVVSGPPAMAGAGPRFFGDIVVLNNALTEGPEATSRAVGRAQGFAARVSRDGTVSELVMTVVFEEEGPHKGSTITVLGLVDLSLPVRELPIVGGTGVFRLVRGHAFTKSHDYNLDTGGAVEMEFHLIHN, encoded by the coding sequence ATGGCACCGGAATCCTTCACCGGAGATGAGAAGCCCACTTATTTCCACTTCTACATGCACGACGACTACGGCGGCGCGAACCCGAGCTCCGCCAAAGTCGTGTCGGGGCCTCCGGCGATGGCGGGCGCGGGGCCGCGGTTCTTCGGCGACATCGTGGTGCTGAACAACGCACTGACGGAGGGGCCGGAGGCGACGTCGCGGGCCGTGGGGAGGGCGCAGGGGTTCGCGGCGCGAGTGTCCAGGGACGGGACGGTGTCGGAGCTGGTGATGACGGTGGTATTCGAGGAGGAGGGTCCGCACAAGGGCAGCACCATCACGGTGCTCGGCCTAGTGGATCTCAGCCTGCCGGTGAGGGAGCTCCCTATCGTCGGCGGCACGGGGGTGTTCCGTCTGGTGCGGGGGCATGCCTTCACCAAGAGTCACGACTACAACCTCGACACCGGAGGGGCGGTGGAGATGGAGTTCCACCTCATACACAATTAA
- the LOC121971658 gene encoding leucine-rich repeat receptor-like serine/threonine-protein kinase BAM1, with protein MLDSVMANASSKMAPFLLLVLLMVLAVASPATCASLRDDASVLASMRAGFQSSGPELESWSEANLSSVCSWFGVRCNHGRVAGVDLSNLNISGRVAVVVSGMDALVKLSLAGNQLEGGIKLADLPSLRFLNISCNLFDGGIEWGYASLRSLEVLDAYDNNFTALLPSGAANLSRLRYLDLGGNYFTGQIPASYGNLAALEYLSLNGNDLRGRIPVEIGNLTSLRKLYLGYYNVFDGGIPAELERLAATLVHLDLSSCGLEGKIPAELGKLVNLDTLFLHSNRLSGPISAALGNLTRLTLLDLSNNALTGEVPLELAALTELTLLNLFINRLHGSIPEFVARLPKLDTLQLFMNNFTGVIPEKLGSGGRMRVLDLSSNKLTGTIPGDLCPLKQLKVLILLNNFLFGPIPESLGKCWSLTRVRLGQNYLNGSIPSGLLYLPSLNLLEMQSNYLSGRIPANDDDSGQSRNQLAQLNLSDNLLSGSIPTSISNLSSIQTLLLGSNQLSGPIPGDVGELRHMTKLDLSRNALSGLVPPEIGSCTQLIYLDLSQNNLSGTIPGEIAGISVLNYLNLSHNHLSDTIPRSISGLRSLTAADFSYNDLSGEVPAVGQLAYLNASAFAGNPALCGAAVGQLCDARPAALARPREGAGGDFKLIVALGLLLCSLVFATAAAARARTYRRSGGGGAGEWQLTAFQKVGFGVAEVLESMKEGNVIGRGGGGTVYLGRAGGGEIAVKRLRGGGHDHGFRAEVRTLGNIRHRNIVRLLAFCSDGETNLLVYEYMGKGSLGAALHGKGGGTSLGWGRRYRIAVEAARGLCYLHHDCSPRIVHRDVKSNNILLDAGFEAHVADFGLAKFLHHDGAASESMSAIAGSYGYIAPEYAYTLKVDEKSDVYSFGVVLLELISGRRPVGDFGDGVDIVQWAKFATGGSRDNAAAIVDSRLCAAPADEVAHVFFVAMLCVQENSVERPTMREVVLMLSEFPHHLPESNHQSPVSPCPSTQDRKRGPLVPDLLT; from the exons ATGTTAGATAGCGTCATGGCCAATGCTTCATCAAAAATGgcaccttttcttcttcttgttcttctcatGGTGTTGGCCGTCGCAAGCCCTGCTACGTGTGCTTCGCTTCGCGACGATGCCTCAGTCTTGGCTTCCATGAGAGCAGGCTTCCAGTCTTCCGGCCCGGAGCTGGAAAGCTGGAGCGAAGCCAATCTGAGCTCAGTGTGCTCGTGGTTTGGCGTCCGGTGCAACCACGGCCGCGTCGCCGGCGTCGACCTCTCTAATTTGAACATTTCCGGCCGCGTCGCGGTCGTGGTCTCCGGCATGGATGCGTTGGTGAAGCTCTCGCTCGCCGGAAACCAGCTCGAGGGAGGGATTAAGCTCGCGGATTTGCCGAGCCTTCGGTTCTTAAACATTTCGTGCAACTTATTCGACGGCGGGATCGAGTGGGGCTACGCGAGCCTGCGGAGCCTCGAGGTGCTCGACGCCTACGACAACAACTTCACCGCCTTGTTACCGTCCGGCGCCGCGAATTTGAGCCGACTCAGATACTTGGACCTCGGCGGAAACTACTTCACCGGGCAGATTCCGGCGAGCTACGGAAATTTGGCCGCGCTGGAGTACTTGTCGTTGAACGGGAACGACCTCCGCGgcagaattccggtggagattgGCAACTTGACGAGCCTCAGGAAGCTCTACTTGGGCTACTACAACGTGTTCGACGGTGGCATCCCGGCCGAGCTCGAGAGGCTCGCCGCCACTCTAGTCCACCTCGACCTCTCGAGTTGTGGCCTCGAAGGGAAAATCCCGGCCGAGCTCGGCAAACTCGTCAACCTCGATACGCTCTTTCTCCATTCCAACCGCTTGTCGGGGCCGATCTCGGCGGCACTCGGCAACCTCACACGGCTCACCCTGCTCGACCTCTCCAACAACGCGCTCACCGGGGAGGTACCCCTCGAGCTCGCCGCTCTCACTGAACTCACCCTGCTCAATCTCTTCATCAACCGGCTCCACGGCTCGATCCCAGAGTTCGTGGCCAGACTACCGAAGCTCGACACGCTGCAGCTGTTCATGAACAACTTCACCGGCGTGATCCCAGAGAAGTTGGGCTCCGGCGGCCGGATGCGCGTGCTGGACCTTTCGTCAAACAAGTTAACGGGCACCATTCCCGGCGATCTCTGTCCACTTAAGCAGCTCAAAGTTTTGATCTTGTTGAACAATTTCTTGTTCGGACCGATCCCTGAGAGCTTGGGCAAGTGTTGGAGCCTCACGAGAGTGAGGCTCGGACAGAATTATCTCAATGGCAGCATTCCCTCAGGGCTTCTCTACTTGCCCAGTCTCAACCTGTTAGAGATGCAGAGCAACTACCTCTCTGGTAGAATACCAGCCAATGATGATGATTCCGGCCAGAGCCGCAACCAATTGGCCCAGCTCAATCTATCCGACAATTTGCTTTCTGGTTCAATTCCGACGTCAATCTCGAATCTCTCCTCGATCCAGACCTTGCTATTGGGCAGCAATCAACTTTCTGGTCCGATTCCCGGCGATGTCGGCGAGTTGCGGCACATGACGAAGCTCGATCTCAGCCGCAATGCCCTCTCTGGCCTCGTCCCGCCGGAGATCGGCTCGTGCACCCAGCTCATATACTTGGATCTCAGCCAGAACAACCTCTCCGGGACGATCCCCGGAGAGATCGCAGGGATATCCGTCCTCAACTATCTCAACCTGTCGCACAACCACCTAAGCGACACGATTCCGCGGTCGATCTCGGGGTTGCGGAGCCTCACCGCAGCGGATTTCTCCTACAACGATCTCTCCGGAGAGGTGCCCGCCGTCGGACAGCTGGCCTACCTGAACGCTTCCGCGTTCGCAGGAAATCCTGCTTTGTGCGGGGCAGCGGTGGGCCAACTGTGCGACGCTCGCCCGGCTGCTCTTGCGCGGCCGCGCGAGGGAGCGGGTGGCGATTTCAAGCTGATCGTCGCGTTGGGGCTGCTGCTCTGCTCGCTGGTGTTCGCCACAGCCGCGGCGGCTCGGGCGCGGACGTACCGTCGCAGCGGCGGGGGCGGGGCGGGGGAGTGGCAGCTTACGGCGTTCCAGAAGGTGGGGTTCGGCGTGGCGGAGGTGCTGGAGAGCATGAAGGAGGGGAACGTGATCGGGCGCGGCGGCGGCGGGACTGTGTACCTCGGACGGGCGGGAGGCGGAGAGATCGCGGTTAAGCGGCTGCGGGGCGGCGGCCACGACCACGGCTTCCGGGCGGAGGTGCGAACTCTGGGGAACATCCGCCACCGCAACATCGTGCGCCTGCTTGCGTTCTGTAGCGACGGGGAGACGAACTTGCTGGTGTACGAGTACATGGGAAAAGGCAGCCTGGGAGCGGCGCTGCACGGCAAGGGAGGCGGAACGTCGCTCGGTTGGGGGCGGCGCTACCGGATCGCGGTGGAGGCGGCCAGGGGGCTCTGCTACCTGCACCACGACTGCAGCCCGCGCATCGTCCACCGTGACGTGAAGTCCAACAACATCCTTCTCGACGCCGGGTTCGAGGCCCACGTCGCCGACTTCGGCCTCGCCAAGTTCCTCCACCACGACGGCGCTGCCTCCGAGAGCATGTCCGCCATCGCCGGATCCTACGGCTACATCGCTCCAG AGTACGCGTACACCCTCAAGGTCGACGAGAAGTCGGACGTGTACAGCTTCGGCGTTGTGCTGCTCGAGCTCATCAGCGGTCGGCGGCCGGTGGGCGACTTCGGCGACGGCGTCGACATCGTGCAATGGGCGAAGTTTGCCACGGGCGGGAGCCGGGACAACGCGGCGGCGATCGTCGACTCTCGGCTCTGCGCCGCGCCGGCCGACGAGGTGGCGCACGTCTTCTTCGTGGCGATGCTGTGCGTGCAGGAGAACAGCGTGGAGCGGCCGACGATGAGGGAGGTGGTGCTGATGCTGTCGGAGTTCCCCCACCACCTGCCGGAGAGCAACCACCAGTCGCCGGTATCGCCCTGTCCGTCGACGCAGGACCGGAAACGGGGCCCACTAGTTCCGGATCTTTTGACGTAG